The Seriola aureovittata isolate HTS-2021-v1 ecotype China chromosome 3, ASM2101889v1, whole genome shotgun sequence genome includes a region encoding these proteins:
- the sorbs2a gene encoding sorbin and SH3 domain-containing protein 2 isoform X3: MNTDSGGYAPKSVALSLILSPVKRVQSSPNLATGSDSHSSDLDSWRSRSVTDGLKNGDASSSSLAAKGFRSVRPNLQDKKSPTQGPPSPDPSAQRSHYHSHSSDSLDYLSGLMPKTLSPTPYVPIGAGGTAGALSGPSFTTFSGASIGGCMSPSASPVTVSALSHYSSSTPGLLDELQICSLDSPGASPTPSPTLSLVSTYTTTAGPDDVLTTSVASTAAAATVTNGQVLSHAMNGSASHPQRPLSPPSYPPPPASLHTGLPRQSRSSEGTECITRESVVSGHTSVSSTVPIARFSEEEKRVSVIKAPHYEGIGPVDESGIPIAIRTTVDRPKDWYKTMFKQIHKVHKADDDYSDTYNATYAVINNADDYSLLSTTTMAHPAPRTHTYRPLSKSPSDNGGHLGPREPSPSPVPPPPPPMPSLLQLRARDSEREKDSPDMNEWGPPDRKVDTRKYRAEPKSIFEYEPGKSSILEHERPTYDDIDLENEPWYKFFSELEFGRPPPKKRLDYNPDISARQRIETSLHIAPADKAPERPASAASDYRKRRKSEPSSSQVNAQSQSRAATSPKPVDAYRPSSSLKKPVVRSSPSSPSRAKGGDACNMYSNSLTSPGPYQRPYLPPVPSDPDHCDQDASQEGSSSSKQSVCCKNSWQTKRQDAERWSSVEEVPRSPVKLKSRSCDDLLNDGHSGSGARNATRSESAGSLVCDGNPSGSAGSSSTRSLPRPHRRRAHDSPGFLQLYRKMHQIDRAQLIPSEVIRSVRARILELERQPHLHRHRLSPWTPSWGMEVPRDMVPNRISEYERLIQKSKSMPNLGDSEVPSGTTTPGGSSSRASSGGGGTPCFPKRRFSIESLLEEDNNGNSGAVPHTMDHLHRPRSPPEGQPRGPERGRSFPAPPVPQGPQANPDYSDSEQDAVASDLSDFIQVEGSSFCSESDFDHCSLTSSESLYGSSTLHHHHLRHHHHHHHHHHPGHQNLGQSQGYQHRHLISTCKGRCPASYTRFTTMLRHERERARQEHQRPSQQSSNGNSQIQSSQSQQAMSKLAFLVSPVPFRRKKGSPPTSRRISGGGGRGSRPKSKQAIYEALDAALRDIYEHIQAERGHRGTRAPDDSILRRILAELLPNVPERSSSLRGRRGCWHGGHSSASLYPDGSPTGFASYREDPSTPRLQSPQLQSPVSACYGRHSDTSNNNEYGEEQGNGNGLCYSDQDVSRSYSTMDGRHTPQSRRPTPDREVSHKQMTQLILFSLLHQKQPARAIYDFKAQTAKELTFKKGDAVNIIRQIDNNWYEGEHRGRVGIFPISYVEKMPSTEKQQPIRPPPPAHVREIGEAVARYNFNADTNVELSLRKGERVILIRQVDQNWYEGKIPDTTKQGIFPVSYVDIVKRSPSKSSAHHIDPHGHPGNRTPSSTPIKPFYHLPPSSTTHDLPSPHPSLRRLDLQAITDEWLSLTMVPSASTPAHSFTTTPVPPTPPPLPPDLTLFQKALEPKTPSPSPSPSPAPTQRSFALPPQIFSRTPPFKEGRLSLGHTPAALPFSQPPPPLPPPPSSPPPPPPAPHVSLTSPSPDSSLRYNSSKGFTETAQMLCIAKPEVLSCTAGPEPIKPVTQTPQWHKSTAPVNKSGKSPDIELRVKDPYDELLSMILDGSTSKNNVDFSRLSPIDSPPATPTSESQSRFKLKDEESRQPAGKPQAVTPASESAGSVRLEVLFHKPVMMEPLSVSWGEQPKTLNDDEPVEFQRPPSVKGKGYTELFIEEEDDALEEKEEDVRVFNERLSPQADVSPSTLTRLSHPGFSSPCTPPPLTSTPPPASSSSTSSFPSPSSSSPRSQQHDPNTTPPSPPCSPRPPSLPHLTTSPLPQVSPPPPASPPPLHSSHPSPNVLPQRSVSQPSSSPCPSGPLASSPDSQSPCPFPTLSPPEPASPPLTTPRSPPTPPTVPHPGHRSSKVKDPVVGGKPPRSPILSRRSYLSPIRGRRRLVQDALHGGGDPYQALYNYMPRNEDELELREGDIVDVMEKCDDGWFVGTSRRNKLFGTFPGNYVKQL; encoded by the exons ATGAATACAG ATAGCGGAGGATACGCTCCCAAAAGCGTGGCCTTGTCACTCATACTCTCTCCCGTGAAGAGGGTCCAGAGCTCACCAAATCTAGCCACAG GGAGTGATTCTCACTCGTCAGACTTGG ATTCTTGGCGGTCCCGCAGTGTAACAGATGGCCTTAAGAATGGAGACGCCAGCAGCTCGTCTCTTGCTGCCAAAGGCTTCCGCAGTGTCAGACCCAACCTGCAGGACAAGAAGTCACCAACACAG GGGCCTCCGTCCCCCGACCCCTCAGCACAGCGCTCCCACTACCACAGCCACAGCTCAGACTCACTCGACTACCTGTCAGGCCTAATGCCCAAGACCCTATCGCCCACCCCGTACGTTCCTATTGGAGCTGGCGGCACAGCTGGTGCTTTGAGCGGGCCGAGCTTTACCACATTCAGCGGTGCGAGCATCGGTGGCTGCATGTCACCCTCGGCTTCCCCAGTCACAGTGTCTGCTCTCAGCCACTACTCGTCGTCCACGCCGGGTCTGCTGGACGAGCTGCAGATCTGTAGTCTGGACTCACCTGGCGCCTCACCCACGCCGTCGCCCACCCTCAGCCTTGTTTCTACCTACACAACCACTGCTGGCCCTGATGATGTGCTAACAACCTCTGTggcctccactgctgcagcagccacTGTCACTAAC GGCCAGGTCCTCTCTCACGCTATGAATGGAAGTGCTAGCCATCCACAGAGACCCCTCTCTCCTCCGTCCTATCCTCCTCCCCCCGCCTCACTCCACACTGGGCTCCCGAGACAGAGCAGGAGCTCGG AGGGCACCGAGTGTATCACTAGGGAGTCTGTGGTGTCGGGCCACACCAGCGTCAGCAGCACCGTGCCCATCGCCCGCTtctcagaagaagaaaaaagggttTCTGTCATTAAAGCCCCTCATTATGAAGGCATCGGCCCTGTGGACGAGTCTGGCATCCCTATCGCCATCCGCACG ACGGTGGATAGGCCTAAGGATTGGTATAAAACTATGTTCAAACAGATCCACAAGGTTCACAAAGCAG ATGATGACTATTCTGACACATACAATGCAACATATGCTGTCATAAACAACG CAGACGACTACAGCCTGTTGTCCACCACCACCATGGCCCACCCAGCTCCCCGCACACATACGTACAGGCCACTATCCAAGAGCCCCTCAGACAACGGAGGGCACCTGGGGCCTCGGGAGCCTTCCCCGTCCCCTGtacccccaccacctccacccatGCCATCCCTCCTGCAGCTGAGGGCCAGAGATAGTGAACGCGAAAAGGACTCCCCAGACAT GAATGAATGGGGTCCCCCCGACAGGAAAGTGGACACACGGAAGTACCGCGCAGAGCCTAAGAGTATTTTTGAATACGAGCCTGGGAAGTCCTCTATTCTGGAGCACGAAAGACCa ACCTATGATGACATAGATTTAGAGAACGAGCCTTGGTATAAGTTCTTTTCCGAGCTGGAGTTTGGGCGGCCG CCTCCTAAAAAACGGCTGGATTATAATCCAGACATCTCCGCTCGCCAGCGCATTGAG ACATCCCTACACATCGCTCCTGCTGACAAGGCTCCGGAGAGACCTGCGAG TGCTGCCAGCGACTacaggaagagaaggaagtCAGAGCCATCAAGTTCCCAAGTGAATGCTCAGTCTCAGAGCAGAGCTGCCACTTCCCCTAAACCAGTGGATGCCTACAGACCCAGCAGCAGCCTAAAGAAACCTGTCGTTCGTTCCTCACCTTCCTCACCCTCCAGAGCCAAAg GTGGGGACGCATGCAACATGTATTCAAACAGTTTGACCTCCCCGGGTCCTTATCAGCGCCCCTATCTGCCCCCTGTCCCCTCTGACCCTGACCATTGCGATCAGGACGCCAGCCAGGAAGGCAGCTCCTCCTCCAAGCAGTCTGTCTGTTGTAAGAACAGTTGGCAGACAAAACGCCAAGATGCTGAGAGATGGAGCAGTGTGGAGGAGGTGCCACGCTCCCCTGTCAAGCTGAAGTCACGCAGCTGTGATGACTTACTCAATGATGGGCATTCTGGCTCAGGTGCGCGCAACGCCACCCGCTCAGAAAGTGCCGGGTCACTGGTGTGTGATGGGAATCCCTCAGGTTCAGCTGGATCCTCTTCCACTCGCTCATTGCCACGACCCCACCGGCGACGGGCACACGACTCACCGGGCTTTCTCCAGCTCTATCGTAAAATGCACCAGATTGACAGAGCTCAGCTCATCCCATCTGAAGTCATCCGCTCGGTCCGTGCACGCATCCTGGAGCTGGAGCGCCAGCCTCACCTGCATCGCCATCGCCTCTCTCCGTGGACACCCTCTTGGGGCATGGAGGTGCCACGCGATATGGTGCCAAACCGCATTTCTGAATATGAGCGCCTTATTCAGAAGTCCAAATCCATGCCCAACTTGGGTGATAGTGAGGTCCCCTCAGGCACTACCACACCAGGCGGCTCATCGTCTCGAGCcagcagtggtggtgggggcaCACCCTGTTTTCCAAAGCGGCGTTTTTCCATAGAATCTTTATTAGAGGAAGACAACAACGGCAACAGTGGAGCAGTACCTCACACCATGGATCACTTGCATCGACCTCGTAGCCCGCCTGAGGGCCAGCCTCGTGGACCAGAGCGTGGGCGGTCctttcctgctcctcctgtcccTCAAGGCCCGCAAGCCAACCCAGACTACTCTGACAGCGAACAAGACGCTGTTGCTTCAGACCTCAGTGACTTCATCCAGGTGGAGGGCTCCTCGTTTTGCAGTGAGAGTGACTTTGACCATTGCTCACTAACCTCCTCTGAGAGCTTGTACGGCTCTTccaccctccaccaccaccacctccgtcatcaccaccatcaccaccaccaccaccaccctggTCACCAAAATCTAGGCCAGAGCCAGGGCTACCAACACCGGCACCTCATCAGCACCTGCAAAGGCCGCTGCCCGGCCTCTTATACTCGTTTCACGACCATGCTTCGCcatgagagagagcgagcacgGCAGGAGCACCAGAGACCTTCACAGCAGAGCAGTAACGGTAATTCCCAAATCCAGAGCTCACAGTCCCAGCAAGCGATGTCCAAGCTGGCCTTCCTGGTCAGCCCAGTGCCTTTCCGCAGGAAAAAGGGCTCACCACCTACCTCTAGAAGAATCAGTGGTGGCGGAGGTCGAGGTAGCAGACCTAAGTCCAAACAGGCCATTTATGAAGCACTAGATGCAGCCTTGAGAGACATATATGAGCACATTCAAGCAGAGAGAGGCCACAGAGGCACTAGGGCACCTGATGATAGCATCCTGAGGAGAATACTGGCCGAACTGCTGCCTAACGTGCCTGAGCGAAGCTCCTCATtgcgggggaggagggggtgctGGCACGGGGGTCACTCCTCTGCATCTTTGTACCCAGATGGAAGCCCCACCGGGTTCGCCTCATACAGAGAGGATCCCTCCACACCACGGTTACAGTCACCACAGCTACAGTCACCAGTCAGTGCCTGTTACGGACGCCACTCGGACACCTCAAACAATAACGAATATGGAGAGGAGCAGGGCAATGGAAATGGTCTCTGTTATTCAG ACCAGGATGTCTCAAGGAGTTATTCCACCATGGATGGACGCCACACACCCCAGAGTAGAAGACCTACTCCTGACAGAGAG GTCTCCCATAAACAGATGACACAACTTattctgttctctctcctccatcagaAACAGCCCGCGAGAGCCATTTATGATTTTAAGGCACAAACAGCTAA ggagctgacatttaaaaaaggtGATGCAGTGAATATCATCAGGCAGATAGACAACAACTGGTATGAAGGAGAGCACCGTGGACGGGTGGGGATATTCCCCATATCGTATGTAGAG aagatGCCGtccacagagaagcagcagccgATCCGTCCTCCTCCGCCAGCACACGTCAGAGAGATCGGAGAGGCAGTGGCACGCTACAACTTCAATGCTGACACCAATGTGGAGTTGTCTCTCAGAAAG ggagagagagtgatttTGATAAGACAGGTGGATCAGAACTGGTACGAGGGGAAGATCCCAGACACAACCAAACAGGGCATCTTTCCTGTGTCCTACGTTGACATCGTCAAGCGCTCCCCGTCCAAGAGCTCCGCCCACCACATAGACCCACATGGTCACCCTGGCAACAGGACACCAAGCAGCACACCCATAAAG CCTTTCTACCATCTACCTCCATCCTCTACCACCCATgacctcccctcccctcacccctcgTTGAGAAGGCTTGACCTGCAAGCAATCACCGACGAGTGGCTGTCCCTCACAATGGTCCCTTCAGCGTCCACTCCAGCTCACTCCTTCACCACCACCCCTGTACCGCccactcctccccctcttccacCTGACCTCACACTTTTCCAAAAGGCTCTGGAGCCTAAGACACCCTCACCGTCACCTTCTCCTTCACCTGCACCAACACAAAGAAGCTTCGCTCTTCCACCCCAGATATTTTCCAGAACGCCACCTTTTAAAGAAGGAAGGCTCAGTTTAGGTCACACTCCAGCTGCTCTGCCTTTctcccaacctcctcctcctcttcctccacctccttcttctccacctcctcctcctcctgcccctcaTGTGTCACTCACCTCTCCATCGCCTGACTCTTCTCTGCGATACAACAGCAGCAAGGGTTTCACTGAAACAGCCCAAATGTTATGCATTGCTAAGCCAGAGGTTTTGTCTTGCACAGCAGGACCCGAGCCAATAAAACCAGTCACACAAACTCCACAGTGGCACAAGTCCACTGCACCAGTAAACAAAAGCGGCAAATCCCCCGACATTGAGCTGCGAGTAAAAGACCCTTATGACGAGCTGTTGTCTATGATCCTGGATGGTTCTACCAGTAAAAACAACGTTGACTTTTCAAGATTGTCTCCGATAGATTCCCCACCAGCTACGCCAACCAGTGAATCTCAGAGCAGGTTTAAGCTAAAAGACGAAGAATCCCGTCAGCCAGCTGGGAAACCCCAAGCAGTCACTCCAGCCAGCGAATCAGCAGGCAGCGTTCGGTTAGAGGTGCTATTTCACAAGCCTGTGATGATGGAGCCGCTGTCCGTCTCCTGGGGAGAGCAGCCAAAGACTCTGAATGATGATGAACCAGTCGAGTTTCAAAGGCCACCGTCGGTCAAGGGGAAGGGATATACTGAGTTGTTCATTGAGGAAGAGGATGACGCTttagaagagaaagaggaagatgtTAGAGTTTTTAATGAAAGACTCAGTCCACAG GCTGATGTCTCTCCTTCCACCCTGACACGACTTTCTCACCCCGGCTTCTCCTCACCCTGCACACCACCTCCTCTGACCTCCACACCTCcccctgcttcttcttcttctacctcttcttttccttctccttcgTCTTCTTCCCCACGCTCACAACAGCATGATCCAAACACCACCCCTCCATCTCCCCCTTGCTCCCCTCGGCCCCCATCCCTTCCTCACCTCACAACATCACCCCTGCCTCAAGTCTCTCCCCCTCCACCTGCCTCACCACCTCCCCTCCACTCCTCTCACCCCTCCCCAAACGTTCTCCCACAGCGCTCTGTCTCTCAGCCATCAAGCTCTCCCTGTCCTTCTGGTCCGCTCGCATCCTCCCCCGACTCACAGTCGCCTTGTCCCTTTCCCACCCTGTCTCCCCCTGAACCCgcctctcctcccctcactACTCCTCGCTCTCCCCCGACTCCCCCCACTGTACCCCATCCAGGACATAGGTCTTCCAAGGTGAAG GATCCAGTTGTTGGTGGTAAACCTCCTCGTAGCCCCATCTTGTCCCGGAGGTCCTATCTGTCACCCATTAGAGGTCGAAGG cGATTAGTACAGGATGCACTCCATGGTGGAGGAGACCC ATACCAGGCCCTGTACAACTACATGCCTCGCAACGAGGACGAGCTGGAGCTGAGGGAGGGAGACATTGTTGACGTGATGGAGAAGTGTGATGATGGCTGGTTTGTTG GGACCTCTCGAAGGAACAAGTTGTTTGGAACCTTCCCAGGAAACTACGTGAAGCAGCTATAA